A window of the Xenopus laevis strain J_2021 chromosome 9_10L, Xenopus_laevis_v10.1, whole genome shotgun sequence genome harbors these coding sequences:
- the tex2.2.L gene encoding testis-expressed protein 2 isoform X1, with translation MTSVDSSHADKTHHSPSKHSAPKVEVHRSVSRETITIHFSAAGKEEEEEEEEFKEPLEEFDDQSIVTGEEAMEDLYFDPGTQTDSCPANSTAVAKKESTSLAPSQIQPTVDPVQAVDSIASKTYSTLPIPLSSSSSNLCLAPNETNIASPTKQGTSMSLSPSMVPALSSSTTVPPISSSKPFMSLVKSLSSEGEPKEPTTRHRHLMKTLVKSLSTDTSKQDSESFKVTDSKLNLHLFKQFTQPRITGGDSKTAPSSPIISPSDARSFFKVTEVEAKIEDTKRRLSEVIYEPFQLLSKIMGDEPLNYRPKALSSSASELTNLSSLNGHLESNNYSIKEEEGDLEADYSTSEDIALKDEQPKASSEHSKEADCKTSQPVKDTSLRTSALALEKCSLSALVSKEDEEFTELYSEDFDFEEEAEDHLGNVSEAEEGSGTPSVDEEVLYVEHSDIPVKTLYFFVLAVYGYQTLPLPSYLEGLFLGVALGFMAAICVLWLFSSTHSRQHKVLSHQQLLKVEPLQISEPDIMKGWMNEIQNYDPETYHATLTHSIFVRLEGSTLRLSKPNKNVSRRAIYNEAKPDVVYISQKIYDLVDSKVYLVPKSLARKRVWNKKYPICLELARQDDFMAKAQADREVAEDKMDRWEQTEDGSRAVPTQDCSKAAGHREQVLYLFGRTGREKEEWFRKFLLASKMKSDGKKACNLTGIKTGLLLTHSRHNSQSGILTHSRNSSRGSMDEVLAQPKPKEISGNVRQKSLLDYNVYMARCIPREECSPAESPAHSANSSPTATKKVPGEHLAGAEENQAWVNALLGRMFWDFLGEKYWSDLVSKKIQMKLSKIKLPYFMNELTLTELDMGVSVPKILQAFEPTIDHRGLWTDLEISYNGSFLMTLETKMNLTKLGKEPLGEALKVGEIGKEGARPRAYYLADSDEESSSAGSSDEDDGTEVTGDKQLTPGSEGYSGVHKTSKIMRFVDKITKSKYFQKATETEFIKKKIEEVSNTPLLLTVEVQECQGTLAINIPPPPTDRIWYGFRKPPRLELKARPKLGEREVTLAHVTDWIERKLEHEFQKIFVMPNMDDLYVPIMHSAMDPRSSKEADLEAIDVP, from the exons ATGACAAGTGTGGACAGCAGCCATGCAGATAAAACGCATCATTCCCCCTCCAAGCATTCTGCACCAAAAGTGGAGGTGCACCGATCTGTCTCCAGAGAAACCATCACTATTCATTTCTCGGCTGCTGGGAaggaagaggaagaggaggaagaagaattTAAGGAGCCCCTTGAGGAGTTTGATGACCAAAGCATTGTAACGGGTGAAGAAGCCATGGAAGATCTTTACTTTGATCCTGGTACACAAACAGATTCTTGTCCTGCTAACTCCACTGCCGTGGCAAAGAAAGAGTCAACATCATTAGCACCCTCTCAAATTCAACCAACAGTTGATCCTGTCCAAGCAGTTGATTCAATTGCATCCAAAACATATAGCACATTGCCAATACCATTGTCATCCTCTTCATCAAACTTGTGTCTAGCACCAAATGAAACCAATATTGCATCTCCCACAAAGCAAGGAACTTCAATGAGCTTATCACCATCCATGGTCCCTGCTTTGTCCAGCTCAACAACTGTGCCCCCCATTTCTAGTTCAAAGCCCTTTATGAGTTTAGTTAAATCCCTTTCTTCTGAGGGAGAACCAAAAGAGCCAACCACAAGGCATAGACATTTAATGAAAACTCTAGTCAAATCATTATCAACGGACACTTCAAAGCAAGACTCAGAGTCTTTCAAGGTAACAGACTCCAAATTGAACTTGCATTTATTTAAACAGTTTACCCAGCCTCGCATTACTGGGGGAGACTCTAAAACAGCCCCCTCATCACCCATCATTTCCCCTTCTGATGCTCGTTCATTTTTTAAGGTCACCGAAGTGGAAGCTAAAATAGAAGACACTAAAAGGCGCCTCTCGGAAGTAATTTATGAACCTTTTCAGCTTCTAAGCAAAATTATGGGCGATGAACCTTTAAACTACAGGCCCAAAGCCTTATCTTCAAGTGCGTCAGAGCTCACTAACCTTTCTAGTCTAAATGGTCATCTTGAAAGCAATAACTACAGCATCAAAGAAGAAGAGGGGGATTTAGAGGCCGACTATTCCACTAGTGAAGACATTGCTTTGAAGGATGAACAGCCAAAAGCAAGTAGTGAGCACTCAAAGGAAGCAGACTGTAAAACATCACAGCCGGTGAAAGACACAAGCCTAAGAACATCGGCTCTGGCCCTGGAAAAATGCTCATTATCTGCACTAGTGAGTAAGGAGGATGAGGAGTTCACAGAGTTATATTCTGAAGACTTTGATTTTGAAGAGGAAGCAGAGGATCACCTTGGGAATGTATCAGAGGCAGAGGAAGGTAGTGGGACACCTTCTGTAGATGAAGAGGTCCTGTATGTGGAACATTCTGATATACCTGTAAAAACACTGTACTTCTTTGTATTAGCGGTGTATGGATACCAAACACTCCCTCTTCCCAGTTACCTAGAAGGGCTTTTTCTGGGGGTTGCCCTTGGTTTTATGGCTGCCATTTGTGTTCTTTGGCTTTTTTCATCTACCCATTCTCGCCAGCATAAAGTGCTTTCACATCAGCAGCTCCTTAAAGTGGAACCTTTACAAATCAGTGAGCCTGATATCATGAAG GGCTGGATGAATGAAATCCAGAACTACGACCCTGAAACATATCACGCTACGCTGACGCACTCCATCTTTGTTCGCTTAGAAGGTTCAACGTTGAGACTCTCCAAGCCCAACAAAAATGTTTCACGAAGAGCTATATACAATGAGGCCAAGCCAGATGTGGTCTACATTAGCCAGAAGATATATGATCTTGTGGACAGCAAA GTATATCTGGTACCCAAGAGTCTGGCGCGCAAGCGGGTGTGGAACAAAAAATACCCCATATGCCTGGAGTTGGCAAGACAGGATGACTTCATGGCCAAAGCTCAGGCTGACAGAGAGGTTGCAGAGGATAAGATGGATAGATGGGAGCAGACAGAGGATGGCAGTAGGGCAGTGCCCACTCAGGATTGTAGTAAAGCAGCTGGACACCGGGAACAAGTGCTTTATCTGTTTGGGAGGACGGGCAGAGAAAAGGAGGAATGGTTCCGTAAATTTCTGCTGGCGTCCAAAATGAAATCGGATGGGAAGAAAGCATGTAACCTTACAGGAATAAAAACAG GACTCCTGCTAACACACAGTCGGCACAACAGCCAGTCTGGAATCTTGACCCACAGTCGAAACAGCAGCAGAGGGAGCATGGATGAAGTCCTGGCCCAACCAAAGCCAAAGGAGATCTCTGGGAACGTCCGGCAGAAGTCGCTGTTGGATTATAATGTTTACATGGCAAGGTGTATCCCGCGGGAGGAGTGCAGTCCCGCTGAAAGCCCTGCACACAGTGCCAACAGCAGCCCCACAGCCACAAAGAAG GTTCCCGGGGAGCATTTGGCCGGGGCAGAAGAGAATCAGGCCTGGGTAAATGCGCTGCTCGGAAGGATGTTTTGGGACTTTTTGGGAGAGAAGTACTGGTCAGACTTGGTGTCTAAAAAGATCCAAATGAAGCTCAGTAAAATAAAG CTGCCCTACTTCATGAATGAACTGACCTTGACGGAACTTGATATGGGTGTCTCTGTGCCGAAAATCCTTCAAGCCTTCGAGCCAACCATCGATCACCGAG GTCTCTGGACAGATCTGGAAATTTCCTACAATGGTTCTTTCCTGATGACACTGGAAACCAAAATGAACTTGACCAAACTGGGTAAAGAGCCACTCGGTGAGGCCTTGAAAGTGGGAGAGATTGGCAAAGAAGG TGCAAGACCTAGGGCATATTACCTGGCAGACAGTGATGAGGAATCCTCCAGCGCTGGTTCTTCTGATGAAGATGATGGAACTGAAGTAACAGGAGACAAGCAGCTTACTCCTGGCTCGGAGGG GTACTCAGGGGTGCACAAAACAAGCAAAATCATGCGATTTGTGGACAAAATCACCAAGTCCAAATATTTCCAGAAGGCAACCGAGACGGAATTCATCAAGAAAAAGATAGAAGAGGTCTCTAATACCCCCCTCCTACTCACAGTGGAGGTGCAGGAGTGTCAAGGAACCCTGGCAATTAACATTCCACCACCCCCTACAGACAGAATATG GTACGGCTTCCGTAAACCTCCTCGTCTTGAACTGAAGGCACGGCCAAAGCTCGGGGAGAGGGAGGTGACATTGGCTCATGTGACGGACTGGATAGAACGGAAATTAGAGCACGAATTTCAG AAAATCTTTGTCATGCCAAACATGGATGATCTTTATGTTCCCATTATGCACTCAGCAATGGACCCACGTTCTTCGAAAGAAGCAGATTTGGAGGCCATAGACGTACCATGA
- the tex2.2.L gene encoding testis-expressed protein 2 isoform X2, whose protein sequence is MTSVDSSHADKTHHSPSKHSAPKVEVHRSVSRETITIHFSAAGKEEEEEEEEFKEPLEEFDDQSIVTGEEAMEDLYFDPGTQTDSCPANSTAVAKKESTSLAPSQIQPTVDPVQAVDSIASKTYSTLPIPLSSSSSNLCLAPNETNIASPTKQGTSMSLSPSMVPALSSSTTVPPISSSKPFMSLVKSLSSEGEPKEPTTRHRHLMKTLVKSLSTDTSKQDSESFKVTDSKLNLHLFKQFTQPRITGGDSKTAPSSPIISPSDARSFFKVTEVEAKIEDTKRRLSEVIYEPFQLLSKIMGDEPLNYRPKALSSSASELTNLSSLNGHLESNNYSIKEEEGDLEADYSTSEDIALKDEQPKASSEHSKEADCKTSQPVKDTSLRTSALALEKCSLSALVSKEDEEFTELYSEDFDFEEEAEDHLGNVSEAEEGSGTPSVDEEVLYVEHSDIPVKTLYFFVLAVYGYQTLPLPSYLEGLFLGVALGFMAAICVLWLFSSTHSRQHKVLSHQQLLKVEPLQISEPDIMKGWMNEIQNYDPETYHATLTHSIFVRLEGSTLRLSKPNKNVSRRAIYNEAKPDVVYISQKIYDLVDSKVYLVPKSLARKRVWNKKYPICLELARQDDFMAKAQADREVAEDKMDRWEQTEDGSRAVPTQDCSKAAGHREQVLYLFGRTGREKEEWFRKFLLASKMKSDGKKACNLTGIKTGLLLTHSRHNSQSGILTHSRNSSRGSMDEVLAQPKPKEISGNVRQKSLLDYNVYMARCIPREECSPAESPAHSANSSPTATKKVPGEHLAGAEENQAWVNALLGRMFWDFLGEKYWSDLVSKKIQMKLSKIKLPYFMNELTLTELDMGVSVPKILQAFEPTIDHRGLWTDLEISYNGSFLMTLETKMNLTKLGKEPLGEALKVGEIGKEGPRAYYLADSDEESSSAGSSDEDDGTEVTGDKQLTPGSEGYSGVHKTSKIMRFVDKITKSKYFQKATETEFIKKKIEEVSNTPLLLTVEVQECQGTLAINIPPPPTDRIWYGFRKPPRLELKARPKLGEREVTLAHVTDWIERKLEHEFQKIFVMPNMDDLYVPIMHSAMDPRSSKEADLEAIDVP, encoded by the exons ATGACAAGTGTGGACAGCAGCCATGCAGATAAAACGCATCATTCCCCCTCCAAGCATTCTGCACCAAAAGTGGAGGTGCACCGATCTGTCTCCAGAGAAACCATCACTATTCATTTCTCGGCTGCTGGGAaggaagaggaagaggaggaagaagaattTAAGGAGCCCCTTGAGGAGTTTGATGACCAAAGCATTGTAACGGGTGAAGAAGCCATGGAAGATCTTTACTTTGATCCTGGTACACAAACAGATTCTTGTCCTGCTAACTCCACTGCCGTGGCAAAGAAAGAGTCAACATCATTAGCACCCTCTCAAATTCAACCAACAGTTGATCCTGTCCAAGCAGTTGATTCAATTGCATCCAAAACATATAGCACATTGCCAATACCATTGTCATCCTCTTCATCAAACTTGTGTCTAGCACCAAATGAAACCAATATTGCATCTCCCACAAAGCAAGGAACTTCAATGAGCTTATCACCATCCATGGTCCCTGCTTTGTCCAGCTCAACAACTGTGCCCCCCATTTCTAGTTCAAAGCCCTTTATGAGTTTAGTTAAATCCCTTTCTTCTGAGGGAGAACCAAAAGAGCCAACCACAAGGCATAGACATTTAATGAAAACTCTAGTCAAATCATTATCAACGGACACTTCAAAGCAAGACTCAGAGTCTTTCAAGGTAACAGACTCCAAATTGAACTTGCATTTATTTAAACAGTTTACCCAGCCTCGCATTACTGGGGGAGACTCTAAAACAGCCCCCTCATCACCCATCATTTCCCCTTCTGATGCTCGTTCATTTTTTAAGGTCACCGAAGTGGAAGCTAAAATAGAAGACACTAAAAGGCGCCTCTCGGAAGTAATTTATGAACCTTTTCAGCTTCTAAGCAAAATTATGGGCGATGAACCTTTAAACTACAGGCCCAAAGCCTTATCTTCAAGTGCGTCAGAGCTCACTAACCTTTCTAGTCTAAATGGTCATCTTGAAAGCAATAACTACAGCATCAAAGAAGAAGAGGGGGATTTAGAGGCCGACTATTCCACTAGTGAAGACATTGCTTTGAAGGATGAACAGCCAAAAGCAAGTAGTGAGCACTCAAAGGAAGCAGACTGTAAAACATCACAGCCGGTGAAAGACACAAGCCTAAGAACATCGGCTCTGGCCCTGGAAAAATGCTCATTATCTGCACTAGTGAGTAAGGAGGATGAGGAGTTCACAGAGTTATATTCTGAAGACTTTGATTTTGAAGAGGAAGCAGAGGATCACCTTGGGAATGTATCAGAGGCAGAGGAAGGTAGTGGGACACCTTCTGTAGATGAAGAGGTCCTGTATGTGGAACATTCTGATATACCTGTAAAAACACTGTACTTCTTTGTATTAGCGGTGTATGGATACCAAACACTCCCTCTTCCCAGTTACCTAGAAGGGCTTTTTCTGGGGGTTGCCCTTGGTTTTATGGCTGCCATTTGTGTTCTTTGGCTTTTTTCATCTACCCATTCTCGCCAGCATAAAGTGCTTTCACATCAGCAGCTCCTTAAAGTGGAACCTTTACAAATCAGTGAGCCTGATATCATGAAG GGCTGGATGAATGAAATCCAGAACTACGACCCTGAAACATATCACGCTACGCTGACGCACTCCATCTTTGTTCGCTTAGAAGGTTCAACGTTGAGACTCTCCAAGCCCAACAAAAATGTTTCACGAAGAGCTATATACAATGAGGCCAAGCCAGATGTGGTCTACATTAGCCAGAAGATATATGATCTTGTGGACAGCAAA GTATATCTGGTACCCAAGAGTCTGGCGCGCAAGCGGGTGTGGAACAAAAAATACCCCATATGCCTGGAGTTGGCAAGACAGGATGACTTCATGGCCAAAGCTCAGGCTGACAGAGAGGTTGCAGAGGATAAGATGGATAGATGGGAGCAGACAGAGGATGGCAGTAGGGCAGTGCCCACTCAGGATTGTAGTAAAGCAGCTGGACACCGGGAACAAGTGCTTTATCTGTTTGGGAGGACGGGCAGAGAAAAGGAGGAATGGTTCCGTAAATTTCTGCTGGCGTCCAAAATGAAATCGGATGGGAAGAAAGCATGTAACCTTACAGGAATAAAAACAG GACTCCTGCTAACACACAGTCGGCACAACAGCCAGTCTGGAATCTTGACCCACAGTCGAAACAGCAGCAGAGGGAGCATGGATGAAGTCCTGGCCCAACCAAAGCCAAAGGAGATCTCTGGGAACGTCCGGCAGAAGTCGCTGTTGGATTATAATGTTTACATGGCAAGGTGTATCCCGCGGGAGGAGTGCAGTCCCGCTGAAAGCCCTGCACACAGTGCCAACAGCAGCCCCACAGCCACAAAGAAG GTTCCCGGGGAGCATTTGGCCGGGGCAGAAGAGAATCAGGCCTGGGTAAATGCGCTGCTCGGAAGGATGTTTTGGGACTTTTTGGGAGAGAAGTACTGGTCAGACTTGGTGTCTAAAAAGATCCAAATGAAGCTCAGTAAAATAAAG CTGCCCTACTTCATGAATGAACTGACCTTGACGGAACTTGATATGGGTGTCTCTGTGCCGAAAATCCTTCAAGCCTTCGAGCCAACCATCGATCACCGAG GTCTCTGGACAGATCTGGAAATTTCCTACAATGGTTCTTTCCTGATGACACTGGAAACCAAAATGAACTTGACCAAACTGGGTAAAGAGCCACTCGGTGAGGCCTTGAAAGTGGGAGAGATTGGCAAAGAAGG ACCTAGGGCATATTACCTGGCAGACAGTGATGAGGAATCCTCCAGCGCTGGTTCTTCTGATGAAGATGATGGAACTGAAGTAACAGGAGACAAGCAGCTTACTCCTGGCTCGGAGGG GTACTCAGGGGTGCACAAAACAAGCAAAATCATGCGATTTGTGGACAAAATCACCAAGTCCAAATATTTCCAGAAGGCAACCGAGACGGAATTCATCAAGAAAAAGATAGAAGAGGTCTCTAATACCCCCCTCCTACTCACAGTGGAGGTGCAGGAGTGTCAAGGAACCCTGGCAATTAACATTCCACCACCCCCTACAGACAGAATATG GTACGGCTTCCGTAAACCTCCTCGTCTTGAACTGAAGGCACGGCCAAAGCTCGGGGAGAGGGAGGTGACATTGGCTCATGTGACGGACTGGATAGAACGGAAATTAGAGCACGAATTTCAG AAAATCTTTGTCATGCCAAACATGGATGATCTTTATGTTCCCATTATGCACTCAGCAATGGACCCACGTTCTTCGAAAGAAGCAGATTTGGAGGCCATAGACGTACCATGA